From Mesorhizobium sp. Pch-S:
TCCTGGACTGGGTAGCGGAGGTGTTCCGGCAGGCCGCGCTTTAGGCCGCTGAAGCGGCAAGGCGGTAATATCACCGTGGGTGGCGGGTGCTTCCCAAAGACCCTCAAGGTCAGCGCGGGGGCCAGGGATCATAGTTTCTTTTGTCGATCAGGTCGTAAGTGACGATGCCGCGCTGCCGGCACCATTGCGAGGCCGTGGTTTCCGCCTCGGCCGTGGCAGCTTCGGTGCGGTCCGGGTTCCGGGCAACAATCCAGCCCGAACCTTCTGTCTCCTGTCCGAGGGCGTCGAAGACAGTGACCTTGTAAAGCATCTGCTCACCGACGCGCAGGATCTCAAGTTCAAGAGACAGGGATTCGGCCACTCGTTCCCCCGAAGCTGTAACGCGATGCGCAAGAACAGATAGTTCAATTCACCAACGTAGTCGCGAGGATTCCCGACGCGACAAGCCGCAGTTGCGCGCGGTCAAAAATTTACCGGATTGTCCAAAGCAAATCCGGTCCCGATTGGAGCATGCGCATGCGACTTCCCGGCTGGATGTTCACCTTTGTCGTTGTCCTGTTCATGCACGGCGTGGCCGCTGCGGAGCCATGGCCGACGGCGGACCCGAAAGCCAGCGGCTGGTCGATGCAGGGGCTTCAGGCGGTCGAGGAGGCTTCGAAGGCGCTGAAGCCGGCGGCCTTCCTGATCGTGCGGGACGGCAAGACGGTTGCCAGCTGGGGCGATGTGAGCGCCAAGATCAACGTCGCCTCGGTGCGCAAGAGCCTGCTCAGCGCACTCTACGGCATCGCGGTTTCAGAAGGGCGCATCGACCTTACGAAAAGCCTGGCCAGTCTCGGGATCGACGACAAGGCGCCCGGCCTGACCGACATCGAGAAGACGGCGACGGTGCGCGACCTCCTGACGGCGCGCTCGGGCATCTACCATCCGGCGGCGCATGAAACCAAGGACATGAAACGCAAGCGGCCGGAGCGCGGCAGCCACGCGCCGGGGTCGTTCTGGTTCTACAACAACTGGGATTTCAACGCGCTGGGCTCGATCTATCGCAAGCTGACCGGCGAGGACATCTTCCAGAGCTTCGAGACGCAGATCGCCCGGCCGATCGGCATGGAAGACTATGTGCCCGGCGACGGTCACTATGTGACCGAGGCTTCCTCCGAACATCCGGCCTATCCGTTCAGCCTCAGTGCCCGCGATGCCGCCCGCTTCGGCCAGCTCTACCTCAATGGCGGGACATGGGCCGGCAAGCAGATCGTGCCCGCCGCCTGGGTGAAAGACTCGACGACGGCCTACTCATGGACGAAGCGCGGGCGGCAGGGCTACGGCTACATGTGGTGGGTGCTACCGGCCGAACAGTGGGGGCCGGGTGCAGCCTATGCCGCCGGCTTCGGTGGCCAGATCATCGCCTATGTGCCGGCCAGGAAACTGGTGGTGGTGCAGATGGTGGATCTGAAGCAGACGCCCAAGGGCATCAAGACCAGCGATTTCATGAAGCTGCTGAAGCAGATCGCGGACGCGGCGCCCTAGGCGGACAAACCCGTCGCATCTCTATGCGGCGGCCCGCCACCCCTCGACTGTCCACGCTGCCCCTCACCCGCCTGCCGGCACCCTCTCCCCGTGAACGGGGAGAGGAAGGCTCCCATCGACGATCCCGCGCGTCACAGACTCCTGCCGTCATAGGCTTCCTGGGCCAGCTCGATCTCGTGCAGGTGGCCAATCGCCCAGTCGAAGGCAGCGCCGAGCGGGACCTGCAGCGTGCGGCCGAGATCGGTGATCGAATATTCGACCGACACCGGCGAGGTCGGGAACACCCTGCGCGCGATCAACCCGTTGCGTTCCAGGCGCCGCAATGCCTGCGTCAGCGCCTTGTGGGTGATGCCTTCCAGCCTGCGCCTGAACTCGTTGAAGCGGGTCGGCTTTTCGATCAGCACGGTGAGGATCATCACCGACCATTTGTTGGCGACCTGATCGAAAAAGGAGCGCGCCGCGCAGTCGGCAAAAAACACCGGATCAACCGCCATGGCGATAGCCTCCCGTATATCTACGCACCAGAAAGTGCATTCTTGATCCTAGATATACGTTGGATATCTAGGATGCAACTTGCGGCGCGACCTTGCGGGCGCAAGCCTTGCAAAGAGGATTTCCATGAACCAGTTCGATCTCTCGCGGCGCGGCCTGCTGAAACTCGCAGGTGCCGCCGCCGTCGTGGCCGCGGCCCCTGCCTCTGCCCGGGCCACCGGCGCTGCCGCGACGGCGAAGCTTTTCTACACCGAGGCCGGCAAAGGCCGGAACCTGATGCTGCTGCATGGCTGGACCTGCGATTCCCACGACTGGAGCTTCCAGCTGCCGGTGCTCGAAAGCCGCTACCGCGTCGTCGCCCCCGACCTGCGCGGGCATGGCCGCTCCGAAGTGATGCCGCAGGGCGCCTATACGCCCGACGACTACGCCAGCGACATCGAGGCACTGATCTCGACCCGCTATCCCGGCCAGACATTCATCGTCGCCGGGCACTCGATGGGCGGCCAGATCGCCGCCCGCCTGGCCGCGAAAAGGCCCGACCTGGTCAGCGCCGTCATCTCCGTCGACGGGGCACTGGGTTTTGACGGCGACGCGGCGAAGCTGTTCGACAAAGCCACGGAGACGCTGAGAACAACAGCAGATCCGGCCGCCACGGCGTCCGCACTGTTCAGGCTGGCCTATGATGCCACGACCGATCCGGCCCTGAAACGCTGGCATGCACGGCGCGCGCAGGGCACGCCGGCCCATGTCGTGCGCGAATCCTGGGCGCCACTGTTTACCGACGCCGGCCAGGTGGGCACCAGGGAGCCAAGCGCAGACTTCTGCAAGAGGCTGACCGTGCCTGTCTACCACCTGTGCCTCGATCCCGCGCAGGCCAAACGCATGCGGCCATGGTTCGGCAACGCCAAATCGAAAGTGGACGTATGGGCGAATGCCGGACACTGGATCATGCAGGACCGCAGGGATGACGTGAACGCCGCGCTGACCAGCTGGATCGATGCACTGTAACGGCATGGGGCGAGCTTCCATCGAAATCGCGGCAACGGGCGAACCGGTTGCCGAAAAGGCTTCCGGCAGTTTTTGTCAGGTTTCCGCGATTTCGGGTGATCCGGCGGCGCGCTCCCGACGTACCCCCTTTGCTTTGCGAGAACCGGGGCTTGCGAGGGGGATGGACATGCGCGCACTTGTCGTATCGACCTTGGCGTTGGCCATGGCTTGCGGAACGGCCACGGCCGACGGGATCGAGGGCAAATGGAAGCGAGGCGACGGCAACGCGCTGGTGCGCATAGCACCCTGCGGCGACAAAGTCTGTGCCACCAATCTGTGGATCGGCGACACCAGCAAGGGCGAGGCAGCCGGCGACCGGCTGGTGATGTCGCTGACGCCGGACGCGGCAGGCAGCTTCTCGGGCACGGCCTACGATGCCAAACGCAAGCTGAACTATTCGATCGTGCTGACGCCGCGAAAGGGTGGCCTGATCACCCGCGGCTGTTTCGTCGGCAAACTGATCTGCAAGGACGTGTCATGGACCGCGGCCAGATGACCTCATGACCGGCAGTCCCATCATCGTGCTATTCCGCAACGACCTGCGGATTTCGGACAACAAGGCGCTTGCCGCCGCCGCTGACACCGGCAGGCCGGTCATCCCGCTGTTCATCCTCGACGAAACGGGTGCGGATGCAAGGCCGGCGGGCGGCGCCAGCCGCTGGTGGCTGCATCACTCGCTGGCCGCGCTCGGCAAGGCGATCGAGACGCTCGGCAACCGGCTGCTGCTGCGGGCCGGCGCAACCGACAGCATCGTGGCGGACACCATCAAGGCGAGCGGCGCCGACACGATTTTCTGGAACCGCCGCTATCATCCGGCCGGAATGGCAGTCGACGCGGCGCTGAAGAGCCGCCTGCGCACCGACGCCCTGCAGGCGGAGAGCTTCGACGGTTTCCTGCTGCATGAACCGTCGCGCGTGGCCACGCAATCGGGCGATTTCTACAAGGTGTTCACGCCCTTCCACAAAAGGCTGCTGGCGGACGGCGAGCCGCGCGACCCGGTCGACGCGCCGAAGCATCTCGCCCGTTGCGGCACGACGCTGGCCTCCGAACCGCTCGACGCGCTCGGACTGCTGCCGACGCCGGACTGGGCTGGCGGGCTGGCCGAGCGCTGGCAGCCCGGCGAGGACGGCGCGCTGCAGCGGCTGGAGACGTTCCTGGACGAACGCCTGGCCAGCTACGCAGAAGGGCGCGACAGGCCAGCCGAAGACGCCACCTCCGGCCTGTCGCCGCATCTCGCGCATGGCGAGATCACACCGTTCCGGATCATGGCCGCGTTGCGGCGCAGACGGGGTCGCGGCGCCGAGAGCTTCGCCAGGGAACTGGCCTGGCGCGAATTCTGCTACCACCTGCTCTTTCATCGCCAGGCATTGCACCGCGAGAACTTCCGTCCGGAATTCGACGCCTTCACATGGCGCAGCACACCGGCGGCGCTGCAGGCCTGGCAGCGCGGACGGACCGGCTATCCGATCGTCGACGCCGGCATGCGCGAGCTGTGGCAGACCGGCTATATGCACAATCGCGTGCGCATGATCGCCGCCTCCTTCCTGATCAAGGACCTGCTGATCGACTGGCGCGACGGCGAGGCATGGTTCTGGGACACGCTGGTCGATGCCGATGCCGCCAACAACCCCGCCAGCTGGCAATGGGTGGCCGGGTCGGGCGCCGATGCCGCGCCCTATTTCCGCATCTTCAACCCCGTGCTGCAGGGCGAGAAATTCGACCCGCAGGGCGACTATGTGCGGCGCTGGGTGCCGGAACTGGTAAAACTGCCCGACCGCTTCGTCCACCGTCCCTGGGAGGCGCCGGCATCGGTGCTGCGCGACAGCGGCGTCGATCTCGGCGAGGATTATGCGCACCCGATCGTCGACCACGCGCAGGCAAGGGAGCGGGCGATGGCGGCCTATCGGGCGACGCGCGGCGATGACTGATCCAATCGCGCGGCCGGCGCGTATCTTCTGCACATGCGCCGATGTGCACCGAGGCAACGCCACAGCCGTCGGAAAATGCGCCAGCCACCGGGAGACGACGCCGTGACCTACATCGTTGCCTACATCGCCTCGCTGATCGTGTTCGGCGCACTCGACGCCATCTGGCTGACCACCATGACCAGCCGGATCTACCGGCCGGTGCTGGGCGATATCCTGCTGAGCGACTTGCGGATCGCGCCGGCCCTCGCCTTCTACCTGCTCTATCCCGTCGGCCTCGTCGTCTTCGCCGCCATGCCGGCGCTGCGCTCAGGATCGGCTGGAACCGCGCTTGCCCATGGCGCGCTGTTCGGCCTGATCGCCTACGCCACCTACGACCTCACCAACTATGCGACGCTGCGCAGCTGGACGTTGCAGATCACGCTGATCGACCTCGCCTATGGAACGGCCGTCGCGGGCCTGACCGCGCTGGCCGCCTACCAGGCGGCACGCTGGGTTGCGGGGTGAGGCTGTTCAACCGCGCGTCGGCGCCAGCCGGTAATGGCTGACACCCCAGGCCGTGCCGTCGGCATGGCCGAACAGGCCTGAGGTGGCGAGGAAGAACAGCCGCCAGCGACGATGCCAGAGGGCGGCTTCCCTGCCGTAGACCTCGCGCAGGATCGCGTCGATCTCGCCAGAGCGGGCATCGAAATTGGCGAGCCAGGCATCGGCCGTGTGGCGATAGTGCTCGCCGCTCCAGCGCCATTCCTGCTCCACGGTGAAGCTCTCGGGAAAAGCGCGCATCAGGCCATGGCTCGGCATGAGGCCGCCGGTGAAGAAGTACCTGGCGATCCAGTCGGCAGGGTTGTCGCTGTCGAAGCGATAGGGTGCAACCGCATGGCTGAAGACATGAACGAAGGCGCGCCCGTCCGGCACAAGCCAGCCCTTCATCCGCGCCAGCAGCAGCCGCCAGTTCGCCATATGCTCGAACATCTCGACCGAGACGATACGGTCGAACCTGCCGACAGTGGCAAAATCGTTCATGTCGGCGGTGACGACCGTCAGGTTGCCCAGGCCGCGCCTGGCAGCCTCGGCCTCGATGAAGGCGCGCTGCGAATGCGAATTGGACACGGAGGTGATGCGGGCATTCCTGAAGCGCTCGGCCATCCACAGCGACAGCGAACCCCAGCCGCAGCCGAGCTCGAGGATCGCCTGCCCGTCGCCAAGGCCGGCATGTTCGGCCGTGCGTCTCAGCGCCATTTCCTCGGCTTCGGCGAGCGTGGTTTCGGAAGAGGCAAACAGGCAGCACGAATATTTGCGGCGCGGCCCGAGGACCAGGCCGAAGAAGCGCTCGGGGAGCTCGTAGTGCTGCGCATTCGCATCGGCAGTGTGGATGGCGACGGGGTAGGCCGACATAGCATCGGCGAACTCGCGCTCGATGCCCTCCGCCGAGAGGCCGAGGCGACGGTCGGTGCGGGCGACCAGCAGGCCGATGGCGCTCCTCAGCACGGGATCCGGCCATGGAAACGCTTCGCCCAGTTGCACGGTGCGGTCGATCAGTCCCATGAAGTCACCCGTGTTTTCACGCCCGGAGGCAAGGGGAAGAAGGTGCTGATGCGCCGCTGATAGGCACGATAGGCGTCGCCGCGCGTGGCCAGCATGTGTTCTTCCAGCGGCGGCACGCCGGACACATAGGCGAGCAGCCAGTACATGCAGAGGGGAGCGGCGAGTGCCGCCCAACCCGATTGCCATGCCCCGATGGCCAGCAGCGGATAGGCAAGCCAGCCGAGCCATTCGAAGAAATAGTTGGGATGGCGCGACCAGCGCCACAGACCAACCTCGCAAACCTTCCTGTTGTGACTGTCTGGCCTGTTGTGACTGTCTGGGCCGCGATTGGCCGGATCGGCGGCGAAGCGGCGCAGTTGCGCGTCGGCCGTCGCCTCGCCGACGATCGCGATCGCCATGATCACGACCGCGAGCCAGTCCTGGAGGCGCAGCGTGGGCTCCGGATTGGCGGCGGCCAGCACCATGGCGAGGCCGAGCGGGATGCTGACCAGGGCCTGCTTCTGCAGCAGCAGGAACATCTGCTGCGGCGCATCCGCGCCCCAGCCCTCCAGCAGCCTGGCATAGCGCGGATCATCGGTGATGCCGCGCGTTCGCCGGGCGATGTGCAGGCCGAGCCGCAGCGCCCACAGGCAGGCGAACGCCGCGACCATGAAGCGGCGTGATGCCAGTGCGCCCGAACCGGTGGGTGGCAGGATGGCGCCGGCCAGCCCGACGAAGCCGACGCTGAAGGTCCACACCGTATCGACCCAGCCGGAATTCCTCGTCCGGCGCCACGCCAGCCAGGCCAGCGTCATGCTGGCGGCCAGCGCCAGTGCGACGATGATGAGTGTGGTCAGGAACATCGCGACGGTCATCGGCACGGCGCTCCGGAATGGGCCGGTGTGCAGGCGGGGGCTGCCGGCGTCTCAAACGTCTCGCCAGGGTTCTGCGGCGTTCCGGAATGGATCCCCGACACTCTTCGCTTCGCTACGAGGTCGAGGATGACGGGAATGAGGGCGCGCCGGCTCATCTTCGACGATTTCGATCCATCGCCCGCCATATCACCTCCCTCACAGCCGGATCAGCGGCTGCAGCAGGCGGCCGAGGCGGCTCTGCAGGCGGATGTTGCCCTGCAGGGCGACGATGCAGATGCAGGGCTCGCCTTCGCAGACGGTGGGCTTGTGCTCCATCGTCTCGTCGGCCTCGTCGAAGTCACCGGGTCCATAGCGGCCGAAGGCATGTTCGAAGGCGCCTTCCAGCACGCAGGTCCATTCGTAGCCGGCGTGCTTGTGATGCGGCAGCCTGGTACCGGGCGCGGCCTTCAGCATGAAGACCTTGATGCCGTCGACCTCTGGAACGGACACCGAGCGCTGGCGAACGCCCGGCCCGACCCAGCGCCAGGGACCCAGTTCATAGTCGTCGAGCGGGTCGGCCTGCGCGGTGTCGGCCGGCAGGATGCGTTCGTTCTCGATGAGGCGCAGCGCAACCTCCAGCGCATCGGCCTTCATCGCCACCGCCGGGGCCTGTTCCAGCAAGGCACCGCCAATGGCCTCGAAGCGCGCCACCTCTTCGCGGCAGGCCGGGCAGCGGGCAAGATGCATGGAGACGATCAGCGCGCGTGCCTGGTCGAGCGTACCGGCTGCATACAGGGCGAGCGTCTCTTCGCTCGGGTGATGGGTGATGTGGTCGTTCATTGCAGTTCACCAAGCCGGTCGCGCAGGCGCTGCAGGGCAAGCCTGATGCGCGACTTCACTGTGCCAAGCGGAATGCCGAGCAGTTCCGCGATCTCGGAATGCGCGAGCCCGTCGAAGAACGACAGCCGGATGACCCGGATCTGTTCTTCCGGCAGCGTCGCCATAGTCGAGCGGACAAGACCTTCACGCTCGGCGATCAGCAGATGCTGCTCGGGCTCATTCAGGTCTTCCTCGTCCGGCTCGTCCTGTTCCTCCAGCCAGACGGCGGCGCGACCCTCGCGCCGGATGATGTCGACGCTGACATTGCGGGCAATGGCATAGACCCAGGCCGATGCACTGGCGCGGGCGGGATCGAACTGACCCGCCTTGCGCCACAGCCTGAGCAGCGTTTCCTGGGCAAGATCTTCCGCCCGATCCGCGCTCGCGCCCCGGCGCATCATCATCGCCTTCACGCGCGGGGCGTAAAATTCGAACATCGCCGCGAAGGCCGCCCGGTCCTGGGTTGCCGCGATGCGCGTGATCAGCCGGGCTGGATCGAATTCCACCATCACATCGCAGTATAGGTCCAAGCGTGCTGCGGCTGGCAAGAGATCACCACAAAGCTGCTTCCTGTCGACTTTCCAACCGGATTACGCACGGCCGTGCGATTTGGATCACCCAAGCGCTTCCGCAAAAACAAAGAATTGGAGCGTTTCCGCGTTTCCGCGAAAAACGGAAACGCTGCAGCCGTGATCCGAATGCGCCCGCGACACGTATCTAGTTGCGACGGTCGCATCCTCGGCCGCCGCAGGCAGGGGTGGAGCATGCAGCAGGCAAGAAAACGCATCGCCGTGATCGGCGCGGGCATCTCCGGCCTTTCGGCGGCCTGGCTGCTGGGGCAAGAGCACGAGGTCGTGCTCTATGAACGTGAGAAGCGGCTCGGCGGCCATTCCAACACGGTGATGGTGGAAGGCGCGCCGGAGGCGGTGCCGGTCGATACCGGCTTCATCGTCTACAATGAAACGACCTATCCCAACCTGACGGCACTGTTTTCGCATCTCGGTGTGGCGACCAAGGCCTCTGACATGTCGTTTGCGGTGTCGCGCGACGCCGGCCGGCTGGAATATTCCGGCACTGGCCTCGGCGGCCTGTTCGCGCAGAAGCGCAATGTCGCCAACCCGCGCTTCTGGTCGATGCTGCGCGACCTGGTGCGCTTCTACCGCTCGGCCGCCGCCGATCTCGCCGACCTGCCGGCCTCGCACACGCTGGGCGACTATCTGCAGCGCGGCGGCTATGGCGCGGCGTTCCGCGACGACCACCTGCTGCCGATGGCAGGTGCGATCTGGTCGGCACCCTGCTCGGCCATCCTCGGCTATCCGGCCTGCGCCTTCATCTGCTTCTTCCACAATCACGGCCTGCTGATGCTGAACGGGCGGCCGCAATGGCGCACGGTGGACGGCGGCAGCATCGCCTATGTGCGCAAGCTGGCGGATGCGTTCAGCGGCAGCATCCGGCTGGGCGCCGACATTGCCGCGATCACCCGGCACGGCGACCATGTCACCATCGCCGAGCGACACGGCCACAGCGAGCGCTTCGACGCGGTGCTGATCGCCACCCATGCCGATCAGGCGCTCGCGCTGCTGGCCGACCCTTCGCCGGAAGAACGCGCCCTGCTTGGCGCCTTCCGCTACAGCCGCAACGAGGCGGTGCTGCACACCGACACCAGCGCCATGCCGCGCCGGCGCGCGGTGTGGTCGAGCTGGAACCATGTCGACGGCAGTGCCGGCGACGATGCCGCCAGCGTGACCTACTGGATGAACCGATTGCAGGGTTTCGAGACAGCACAACCAGTGCTGGTGACGCTGAACCCACGCCAGCCGCTGGACGAGGCGAGGGTGTTGCGCCGCGAGACCTATCATCACCCGGTGTTCGACCGCGCCGCGATCGAGGCGCAGAAGCGGCTGTGGACGTTGCAGGGTCAGCGCGGAACCTGGTTCTGCGGCGCGCATTTCGGCTCCGGCTTCCACGAGGACGGGCTGCAGTCGGGCCTGGCCGCCGCCGAGGCACTGGGCGGGGTGGCGCGGCCCTGGAGCGTGGCAGGACAATCGTCCCGCATCACGCTACCGGACAACTGGCCGGCGATGCAGCAACCACGGGAGATCGCGGCGTGAGCGGATCGCGGCTCTATTTCGGCACCGTGTCGCACCGCCGGCTGCGGCCGCGCCCGCACACGCTGCAATACCGGCTGTTCTGGATGCTGCTCGACCTCGACGAACTGGCCAGCCTGGCGGCGCGCAGCGCACTGTTCTCGCATAACCGCCGCAACCTGCTGAGCTTCCACGACAGCGACCATGGCGACGGCTCGGGCGCGCCGCTGCGCCCGCAGGTGGAGCGTATCCTCGCCGACCACCGCATCGCCTTCGACGGCGGCGCCATCCGCCTGTTCTGCATGCCGCGCGTGCTCGGCTACGGCTTCAACCCGATCAGCGTCTATTTCTGCCATCACCGGGACGGCGATCTCGCGGCGATCGTCTACGAGGTGCACAACACCTTCGGCGAGCGGCACAGCTATGTGTTCGACGCGCAGGACGGCAAGCAGCCCGGCGCGCATGGCTGCGACAAGCGCTTCCATGTCTCGCCATTCATGGACATGGGCATGCACTATGAATTCCGAACCCTTCTGCCGGCTGAGCGTTTCGCGCTGGCCATCCGCGGCGCCGACCAGGACGGCACGCTGATCCACGCTTCGCTGGCCGGCACCGCCGCGCCGTTCGACAGCGCCGGCCTGATGCGCGGGCTGCTGCTTTATCCGCTGCTGACGCTCAAGGTGATGGCGGCGATCCATTGGCACGCGCTGCGCCTGTGGCTGAAAGGCATCCGCATCCGCCACAAGCCGGAGCCGCCGCAGGAGCCGACGACGCCGGTGCAGGCGTCATGAGGGTCGACGCCATTTGCGTTTTGATCCGAACCGGGACTTGCCTCGCACAGGACAGGCGGGCGCGTTCGCCGCGATCCGGTGACAGGCTCGTCGTGAACCGACTTCACTCTCGGCTGACGGGCAGCAGCGCCTAGAGGTGAAGTCATATCCCATCCAGCCAGGCGATCCACGCGCCCAGATGACACGCAGACAGGCGAGGCCCTCGACGACCCGATGAGGCTCAGGCGAACATTTCGCGCCGGCGAGACTGATAGGACCCCGGCTGGAAGTGCTTGCCGACCCAGGAATCGTCTGTGCTGAGGAAGCGGTTGCTGTCGACGGCCGCCGCCGTGTTGCGGTTCGCCGCGCCACGATAGAGGAAGTGGCGGTAGAGCCGGTCGAATTCGGTCAGGTAGATGTCCGCGACGCGGCTGTCGCCGCGAACGAGCAGCATGTTCTCGTCATTGCTGGACAGCGACGGCGCCGAGAAATTGGCCGAGCCCGCAAACACCAGCGGGTCATCGCCGAGCGGATCGATAAGGATGAATTTCTGGTGCACGTAAAAGATGTTGCCGCGCGCCCTGTAGTGTTTCTCGACCAGCCAGTTTTCCAGATCCAGCGCGTTCTTGTCAGTGCGTTTCTTGCGGCCGAGCAGCGAGCCGATGGCAAACCAGATGTTGGGATCGACCGCGCGAAAACCGGGCACGACATTGTCTTCGTCTTTTTCCATCAGCACGAAACGCAGCTGATCCTGCGGCAGCAGCAGCTGTTCGTGCATGGTGTTGGTTGCCGGGTTCATGCCGAAGGCGGCCGTGAAGAACCATGGCTTTTTGCGCTCGACCGCGCGCTGGCCATACCATTTCAGCATTTTGGCGCCGACACGCGGGCTGAAGATGACGGTGGTGCCGAGCGGCAGGCTGGCGCCCGGGTTCGGCGAATGTTCGCTGGTCCATGCCTTGAAGTCGTCCGGCACAGGGTCCGTCGACAGCATCTCCCAATAGGCGAGGAAGCTGGCAGCGACAGTCTTGTCGCGCACCAGATGCCCGGTGTTGGCCTGGCCGATGAAGCCCGATTGCGAAAAATTGGTCGAACCGGTCCAGACCGATATTGCCTCGTCGTCACGGACCTTCACAATGAACTTGTTATGCGGGATGGAGGCGCGCTTCGTGCGCTCGATGAGTGTGCCCGGCATGAAATCGGCCCATGGCTCGGCAAGCGCTTCCTTGTTGGATGCCGTTGCCTCGGTGTCGACGACCACGCCTTTCTTTTTCATCGTGCCGGCTTCGTAGACGATCTTGACATCGACCCCGCGCTTCTGTGCCCCGCGCAGGAGCTCGATCACCGGCCTGTAGTGGAATTCGTAGGCGCCGACGCGCAGCAGATCGCCGGGCCGGGCGTCGTCGACAAAACGCCGCAAGGCTTCAAAAAGGCCGCGCGACAGCCAGGCGGTCTGCGGATGATCCGGATTGTCCGGCTCCGGCGGACGCAGCGTGGTGCCGAACCTGTTCATATAGGCCTGCGAGGCGATGGCGCCGCGATTGAAGTAGACGGCGTGATCGCCATCGTCCTCCTCTTCGGTTCGCACCTGCAGCTCGAGCGGATCGCCGAGCTTGCGGCCCGCGAAGGGCCCGTACATTGGATAGATCGTATAGGTGTAGCGCCGGCCCTCGTCGGCGATGTAGTCGCCCCAGAGGAAGCTCTGCATGGGGTGCAGATTGGTCGGGTAGACCTCTCCCTTCCTGGGGTCTGGTTCAACCGCTTCGAACACCTTCGAAGCCTTGAGCCAGATGCCGTCACCCGGCACGCCCGCCTCCGCCCGGTGAATGGCGAAGCCGAGCAGGTCCTTCCTGGCGGCGGGAGTGGCATCGAAACCGAACATCACGACATCGGTGCCAGCGATCACATGCACCGAAATGCCATTGCGGTTTGCCCTAGCACGCATCGCATCGTTCCCCCGACGTTGCACACGCTCTATTTCCTATATTGATACAACCACTTTATGACGCAAGTGATTCCGCATCTATTCTGCCAGATTGTCTTTCGGCAGAAGCTTAAGCGGCGGCATCATGCAGCAATACGGGACGAAGGTGAGCTCAGGGCTGCTTTAGACGCCGCCGGCCAAATTCTTCCGACGTGCAGGGTAGCAACCGCCCCCGCAAGGGACGGCTTTCGTGGTCAGGATGCCGGCCAGGGCGTGCCGCCATCCGGCTCGTGGTGTTCGGGCATCTGCTTCAGCTGGTCTTCGGTGAACGCGGTGACGGCATGAACCTCGCCGTCTTCGTCGCGCATCAGATCGAGCTGGCTGGCCCGCAGCGCCACCGGCTTGGTGCCGATGCCGAGGAAGCCGCCGACATCGACGATGACCTCGCTTTCGCGACCGGCGCCATGGACATGGGAGATGGCGCCGAGATTGGCATCGTCCAGGCCGTAGACCGTGACGCCGGCCAGGGTGGCGGAGTTGATTTCAGCCGCGGTGAGACGGACATGATTGGTGTGGTCCATGG
This genomic window contains:
- a CDS encoding deoxyribodipyrimidine photo-lyase, coding for MTGSPIIVLFRNDLRISDNKALAAAADTGRPVIPLFILDETGADARPAGGASRWWLHHSLAALGKAIETLGNRLLLRAGATDSIVADTIKASGADTIFWNRRYHPAGMAVDAALKSRLRTDALQAESFDGFLLHEPSRVATQSGDFYKVFTPFHKRLLADGEPRDPVDAPKHLARCGTTLASEPLDALGLLPTPDWAGGLAERWQPGEDGALQRLETFLDERLASYAEGRDRPAEDATSGLSPHLAHGEITPFRIMAALRRRRGRGAESFARELAWREFCYHLLFHRQALHRENFRPEFDAFTWRSTPAALQAWQRGRTGYPIVDAGMRELWQTGYMHNRVRMIAASFLIKDLLIDWRDGEAWFWDTLVDADAANNPASWQWVAGSGADAAPYFRIFNPVLQGEKFDPQGDYVRRWVPELVKLPDRFVHRPWEAPASVLRDSGVDLGEDYAHPIVDHAQARERAMAAYRATRGDD
- a CDS encoding alpha/beta hydrolase, producing the protein MNQFDLSRRGLLKLAGAAAVVAAAPASARATGAAATAKLFYTEAGKGRNLMLLHGWTCDSHDWSFQLPVLESRYRVVAPDLRGHGRSEVMPQGAYTPDDYASDIEALISTRYPGQTFIVAGHSMGGQIAARLAAKRPDLVSAVISVDGALGFDGDAAKLFDKATETLRTTADPAATASALFRLAYDATTDPALKRWHARRAQGTPAHVVRESWAPLFTDAGQVGTREPSADFCKRLTVPVYHLCLDPAQAKRMRPWFGNAKSKVDVWANAGHWIMQDRRDDVNAALTSWIDAL
- a CDS encoding serine hydrolase is translated as MRLPGWMFTFVVVLFMHGVAAAEPWPTADPKASGWSMQGLQAVEEASKALKPAAFLIVRDGKTVASWGDVSAKINVASVRKSLLSALYGIAVSEGRIDLTKSLASLGIDDKAPGLTDIEKTATVRDLLTARSGIYHPAAHETKDMKRKRPERGSHAPGSFWFYNNWDFNALGSIYRKLTGEDIFQSFETQIARPIGMEDYVPGDGHYVTEASSEHPAYPFSLSARDAARFGQLYLNGGTWAGKQIVPAAWVKDSTTAYSWTKRGRQGYGYMWWVLPAEQWGPGAAYAAGFGGQIIAYVPARKLVVVQMVDLKQTPKGIKTSDFMKLLKQIADAAP
- a CDS encoding DUF2177 family protein encodes the protein MTYIVAYIASLIVFGALDAIWLTTMTSRIYRPVLGDILLSDLRIAPALAFYLLYPVGLVVFAAMPALRSGSAGTALAHGALFGLIAYATYDLTNYATLRSWTLQITLIDLAYGTAVAGLTALAAYQAARWVAG
- a CDS encoding DUF2147 domain-containing protein, yielding MRALVVSTLALAMACGTATADGIEGKWKRGDGNALVRIAPCGDKVCATNLWIGDTSKGEAAGDRLVMSLTPDAAGSFSGTAYDAKRKLNYSIVLTPRKGGLITRGCFVGKLICKDVSWTAAR
- a CDS encoding DUF1295 domain-containing protein, producing the protein MTVAMFLTTLIIVALALAASMTLAWLAWRRTRNSGWVDTVWTFSVGFVGLAGAILPPTGSGALASRRFMVAAFACLWALRLGLHIARRTRGITDDPRYARLLEGWGADAPQQMFLLLQKQALVSIPLGLAMVLAAANPEPTLRLQDWLAVVIMAIAIVGEATADAQLRRFAADPANRGPDSHNRPDSHNRKVCEVGLWRWSRHPNYFFEWLGWLAYPLLAIGAWQSGWAALAAPLCMYWLLAYVSGVPPLEEHMLATRGDAYRAYQRRISTFFPLPPGVKTRVTSWD
- a CDS encoding helix-turn-helix domain-containing protein; the encoded protein is MAVDPVFFADCAARSFFDQVANKWSVMILTVLIEKPTRFNEFRRRLEGITHKALTQALRRLERNGLIARRVFPTSPVSVEYSITDLGRTLQVPLGAAFDWAIGHLHEIELAQEAYDGRSL
- a CDS encoding cyclopropane-fatty-acyl-phospholipid synthase family protein — protein: MGLIDRTVQLGEAFPWPDPVLRSAIGLLVARTDRRLGLSAEGIEREFADAMSAYPVAIHTADANAQHYELPERFFGLVLGPRRKYSCCLFASSETTLAEAEEMALRRTAEHAGLGDGQAILELGCGWGSLSLWMAERFRNARITSVSNSHSQRAFIEAEAARRGLGNLTVVTADMNDFATVGRFDRIVSVEMFEHMANWRLLLARMKGWLVPDGRAFVHVFSHAVAPYRFDSDNPADWIARYFFTGGLMPSHGLMRAFPESFTVEQEWRWSGEHYRHTADAWLANFDARSGEIDAILREVYGREAALWHRRWRLFFLATSGLFGHADGTAWGVSHYRLAPTRG